A stretch of the Elephas maximus indicus isolate mEleMax1 chromosome 3, mEleMax1 primary haplotype, whole genome shotgun sequence genome encodes the following:
- the GIPC1 gene encoding PDZ domain-containing protein GIPC1 isoform X2, giving the protein MPLGLGRRKKAPPLVENEEAEPGRGGLGVGEPGPLGGAGAGGPQMGLPPPPPALRPRLVFHTQLAHGSPTGRIEGFTNVKELYGKIAEAFRLPAAEVMFCTLNTHKVDMDKLLGGQIGLEDFIFAHVKGQRKEVEVFKSEEALGLTITDNGAGYAFIKRIKEGSVIDHIQLISVGDMIEAINGQSLLGCRHYEVARLLKELPRGRTFTLKLTEPRKAFDMISQRSGGGRPGSGPQLGTGRGTLRLRSRGPATVEDLPSAFEEKAIEKVDDLLESYMGIRDTELAATMVELGKDKKNPDELAEALDERLGDFAFPDEFVFDVWGAIGDAKVGRY; this is encoded by the exons ATGCCGCTGGGACTGGGGCGGCGGAAAAAGGCGCCACCGCTGGTGGAAAATGAGGAGGCCGAGCCAGGCCGTGGTGGGCTGGGTGTGGGGGAGCCAGGGCCCCTGGGCGGGGCTGGGGCAGGAGGGCCCCAGATGGGCCTGCCCCCACCTCCCCCAGCCCTGCGGCCCCGCCTCGTGTTCCACACCCAGCTGGCCCACGGCAGTCCCACTGGCCGCATAGAGGGCTTCACCAACGTCAAGGAGCTGTATGGCAAGATTGCTGAGGCCTTCCGACTACCAGCTGCTGAG GTGATGTTCTGTACCCTCAACACCCACAAAGTGGACATGGACAAGCTCCTGGGGGGGCAGATTGGGCTGGAGGACTTCATCTTTGCCCACGTCAAGGGGCAGCGCAAGGAGGTGGAGGTGTTCAAGTCGGAGGAGGCACTGGGGCTCACCATCACGGACAATGGGGCTGGCTACGCCTTCATCAAG CGCATCAAGGAGGGCAGCGTGATTGACCACATCCAGCTCATCAGCGTGGGGGACATGATCGAGGCCATCAACGGGCAGAGCCTGTTGGGCTGCAGGCACTATGAGGTAGCCCGGCTGCTAAAGGAGCTGCCCCGAGGCCGCACCTTCACACTGAAGCTCACCGAGCCCCGCAAGGCCTTTG ACATGATCAGCCAGCGTTCAGGGGGTGGCCGCCCTGGCTCTGGTCCCCAGCTAGGTACAGGCCGAGGGACCCTGCGGCTCCGATCCCGGGGCCCTGCCACAGTGGAGGATCTG ccctcagcctttgAGGAGAAGGCAATTGAGAAGGTAGATGACCTGCTGGAGAGTTACATGGGCATCAGAGACACCGAGCTAG CGGCCACCATGGTAGAGTTGGGGAAGGACAAAAAGAACCCAGACGAGCTGGCAGAGGCCCTGGATGAGCGGCTTGGTGACTTCGCCTTCCCCGACGAGTTCGTCTTTGATGTCTGGGGTGCCATCGGGGACGCCAAGGTCGGCCGCTACTAG
- the GIPC1 gene encoding PDZ domain-containing protein GIPC1 isoform X1, with product MISWACPLLLLLMPLGLGRRKKAPPLVENEEAEPGRGGLGVGEPGPLGGAGAGGPQMGLPPPPPALRPRLVFHTQLAHGSPTGRIEGFTNVKELYGKIAEAFRLPAAEVMFCTLNTHKVDMDKLLGGQIGLEDFIFAHVKGQRKEVEVFKSEEALGLTITDNGAGYAFIKRIKEGSVIDHIQLISVGDMIEAINGQSLLGCRHYEVARLLKELPRGRTFTLKLTEPRKAFDMISQRSGGGRPGSGPQLGTGRGTLRLRSRGPATVEDLPSAFEEKAIEKVDDLLESYMGIRDTELAATMVELGKDKKNPDELAEALDERLGDFAFPDEFVFDVWGAIGDAKVGRY from the exons ATG ATCTCCTGGGCGTGCCCCCTCTTGTTGCTGCTCATGCCGCTGGGACTGGGGCGGCGGAAAAAGGCGCCACCGCTGGTGGAAAATGAGGAGGCCGAGCCAGGCCGTGGTGGGCTGGGTGTGGGGGAGCCAGGGCCCCTGGGCGGGGCTGGGGCAGGAGGGCCCCAGATGGGCCTGCCCCCACCTCCCCCAGCCCTGCGGCCCCGCCTCGTGTTCCACACCCAGCTGGCCCACGGCAGTCCCACTGGCCGCATAGAGGGCTTCACCAACGTCAAGGAGCTGTATGGCAAGATTGCTGAGGCCTTCCGACTACCAGCTGCTGAG GTGATGTTCTGTACCCTCAACACCCACAAAGTGGACATGGACAAGCTCCTGGGGGGGCAGATTGGGCTGGAGGACTTCATCTTTGCCCACGTCAAGGGGCAGCGCAAGGAGGTGGAGGTGTTCAAGTCGGAGGAGGCACTGGGGCTCACCATCACGGACAATGGGGCTGGCTACGCCTTCATCAAG CGCATCAAGGAGGGCAGCGTGATTGACCACATCCAGCTCATCAGCGTGGGGGACATGATCGAGGCCATCAACGGGCAGAGCCTGTTGGGCTGCAGGCACTATGAGGTAGCCCGGCTGCTAAAGGAGCTGCCCCGAGGCCGCACCTTCACACTGAAGCTCACCGAGCCCCGCAAGGCCTTTG ACATGATCAGCCAGCGTTCAGGGGGTGGCCGCCCTGGCTCTGGTCCCCAGCTAGGTACAGGCCGAGGGACCCTGCGGCTCCGATCCCGGGGCCCTGCCACAGTGGAGGATCTG ccctcagcctttgAGGAGAAGGCAATTGAGAAGGTAGATGACCTGCTGGAGAGTTACATGGGCATCAGAGACACCGAGCTAG CGGCCACCATGGTAGAGTTGGGGAAGGACAAAAAGAACCCAGACGAGCTGGCAGAGGCCCTGGATGAGCGGCTTGGTGACTTCGCCTTCCCCGACGAGTTCGTCTTTGATGTCTGGGGTGCCATCGGGGACGCCAAGGTCGGCCGCTACTAG